A genomic window from Vitis riparia cultivar Riparia Gloire de Montpellier isolate 1030 chromosome 16, EGFV_Vit.rip_1.0, whole genome shotgun sequence includes:
- the LOC117934254 gene encoding uncharacterized protein LOC117934254, whose amino-acid sequence MSEIGTSSVQSSPEQEDPPQPHNGIDCGTAAGCANCDCQLFYQSCVRKRLPVEFNELGQPIGANGRILARSIGDISRNGKFAPISYIHWKMVPDQKKEDMLKVIGERFEFNADKGRTWILERLGHCWRDWTAHLKARYIDPYDTYEEKLAAYDKIVIPGLKRPRLRCNSSECLFAKGTEDVTPDQELIQQPSSPEGVSTGQPTNTEAMTEAEAGNQRLDAESFEGMMEQLEGIAADLEATKDKLVTAGSPMSELAKVEEMLNQVEGMKKRMVSRRGDMNTLANINHGDVKEGGASSCTQTDATDERQQQG is encoded by the exons ATGTCTGAAATAGGAACATCTTCTGTACAGTCATCCCCTGAACAAGAAGATCCACCCCAACCACATAATGGCATAGATTGCGGTACTGCAG ctGGATGTGCAAACTGTGACTGCCAATTGTTCTACCAATCCTGTGTGCGGAAGCGCTTACCTGTGGAGTTTAATGAACTTGGGCAGCCCATTGGAGCAAATGGAAGGATACTGGCTCGATCAATAGGGGACATCTCACGCAATGGGAAGTTTGCACCCATCTCCTACATTCATTGGAAAATGGTGCCAGATCAAAAGAAGGAAGATATGTTGAAGGTCATAGGG GAGAGGTTTGAATTCAATGCAGATAAAGGCAGAACATGGATCCTTGAAAGGCTAGGCCACTGTTGGAGGGATTGGACGGCACATTTGAAAGCGAGGTATATCGATCCCTATGACACTTATGAGGAGAAATTAGCAGCCTATGACAAGATAGTCATTCCTGGTCTGAAACGACCTCGCCTGCGCTGTAATAGCTCAGAGTGTCTGTTTGCAAAAGGTACTGAGGATGTCACTCCTGATCAGGAACTCATCCAGCAGCCCAGTAGCCCAGAGGGTGTTAGCACTGGACAACCTACCAATACTGAGGCCATGACAGAGGCTGAGGCGGGGAATCAGAGATTAGATGCAGAAAGCTTTGAGGGCATGATGGAACAACTGGAAGGCATTGCGGCTGACTTAGAAGCGACGAAAGACAAATTGGTAACTGCAGGAAGCCCAATGAGTGAATTGGCTAAAGTAGAAGAAATGCTAAACCAGGTTGAAGGAATGAAAAAGAGAATGGTAAGTAGAAGAGGCGATATGAACACACTGGCTAACATCAACCATGGAGATGTtaaagaaggaggagcttctaGCTGCACTCAAACAGATGCTACAGATGAAAGACAGCAACAAGGTTGA